In Caldibacillus debilis DSM 16016, the genomic window GCAAAAAGAAACTTGCCCGCCGACGAAAGGGTGAATGTGATCGGAAGGGTGATTGATGAAGACCTGCCGCTTCTCTCCTATATCAGAGGCGGGACCAAATTCCAAATTATTTGGGTATAACCCGGTTTAAAAACCCGCAGAATTTTGGCACATTCTGCGGGCTGATTTTTTCTCTAGCGGTTTCGTCGAGGCCATCCGCCCATCGGTTCGCGTATTAAAAAACGGTAAAAAACCGCCCGTAATTCAACTGATCTCCAAATGCTCCTTCAACAGCGACTGCAATTTTTGCCTTTCGGCCTCCGGGACGATGTAATAATAAATCCGGTCGATCATTTTGCCTTGTCCTTGGATTTGATGCTGGTGGATGTTTTCGGCTGCCTGTTTATAATTTTTTTGAATGGAGACCATTTCGGAAAAGGTCAAGTTCGTCCGGACGTTTTTCCCGAGGGCTTGGAAAATGTCCCCGTAACGGGTGAGGGTGCTGAAACTGGCCCCTTCCTTGATCACCTGTTCGATGATTTTCCGCTGCCGCTCTTGCCTTCCGAAGTCCCCTCGCGGATCCTCGTACCGCATCCGGGAATACTTTAAGGCCTGCTCCCCGTTCAAAGTGATTTTTCCCGCGGGGAAATGTTCCCCTTCATAAGTAAAGGCAAAATCGTTGTCGATGGTGATCCCGCCGACGGCATCGACAATCTCTTTAAATCCTTCCATATTGATTTGGATGAAGTAATCGATGGGAATGTCCAAAAAATTTTCCACCGTGTCGATGGCCATCTCCACACCGCCGTAGGCGTAGGCGTGGTTGATTTTATCCTCGATCCCTTTTCCGACGATTTCCGTCCGCG contains:
- the tagU gene encoding polyisoprenyl-teichoic acid--peptidoglycan teichoic acid transferase TagU; this encodes MFLEKTKKRKWRRIVLTVLTLFLAAFAGYLYHIYHSFSKTMESMHQPIRKVSEKREEEVRLEKVDPFSVLLLGVDQRKNDRGRSDTIIVMTVNPEKKSVEMVSIPRDTRTEIVGKGIEDKINHAYAYGGVEMAIDTVENFLDIPIDYFIQINMEGFKEIVDAVGGITIDNDFAFTYEGEHFPAGKITLNGEQALKYSRMRYEDPRGDFGRQERQRKIIEQVIKEGASFSTLTRYGDIFQALGKNVRTNLTFSEMVSIQKNYKQAAENIHQHQIQGQGKMIDRIYYYIVPEAERQKLQSLLKEHLEIS